A single Cannabis sativa cultivar Pink pepper isolate KNU-18-1 chromosome 7, ASM2916894v1, whole genome shotgun sequence DNA region contains:
- the LOC133039746 gene encoding uncharacterized protein LOC133039746, which yields MVAKAEIHEPCFVCGESDHLAKDCLAFREMKGVYEEQCNALGTYNKPFSNTYNPGWRNHPNFSWKDPNQAQSSGGQWRNEHQNQPSKAQPAPQYNSPPQRSSLENTVQSFMEEQTKINRQMMEEIKEMKSQFSKLTGSLAISERGKLPSQPQFNAQGQHMAQTSSSNDQIVKEANAITTRSGKTLEDQPRMTTTSKSPHVVHKSVPSNASAKVPFPQALRPAGKNIENRGEILEHLTQVKINLPLLHVIKQVPTYAKIIKDLCTVKRKHHVKKTAFLTEQVSAVIEQKTPLKYKDPGCPTISCQIGTHEFSQALLDLGASVNLMPYSVYSQLGLGEIKPTFVVLQLADRSIKKPRGIVEDVLVQVDKFYYPVDFLILDTQSVVNMESKIPIILGRPFLATANALINCRNGLMKISFGNMTLEVNIFHVAKQPHDDDECYQTFLIDTLISEEIQLQKNSDDLDELFSVSESSGFNESINEISCHKDSQNGRAKFRQPRFEELPGEREKPKPSTEEVPTVKLAQLPEGLKHVFLGDGDTFPVIISSKLDPSQEMQLVKLLKKHKPAIGWMFADIKGISPLICSHRIKLEEGAVP from the coding sequence ATGGTTGCCAAAGCAGAAATACATGAGCCATGTTTTGTGTGTGGAGAATCGGATCATTTAGCTAAGGATTGTTTAGCCTTTAGAGAAATGAAGGGGGTTTATGAAGAGCAATGCAATGCCTTAGGGACCTACAATAAGCCATTCTCTAATACGTACAACCCTGGTTGGAGAAACCACCCAAATTTCAGTTGGAAAGATCCCAACCAAGCACAATCTTCCGGAGGGCAATGGAGAAATGAGCACCAAAATCAACCATCAAAAGCTCAGCCTGCTCCTCAATACAATTCTCCACCTCAAAGGAGTTCTCTTGAGAACACCGTTCAATCATTCATGGAGGAGCAAACTAAAATAAATCGCCAAATGATGGAAGAAATCAAAGAAATGAAGagtcaattttcaaaattgactGGGTCCTTGGCTATTTCTGAAAGAGGCAAACTTCCTTCTCAGCCTCAATTCAATGCACAAGGGCAACATATGGCTCAAACCTCCAGCTCTAACGATCAAATAGTTAAGGAGGCTAATGCCATCACAACTAGAAGTGGTAAAACTTTGGAAGATCAACCAAGAATGACTACCACTTCAAAATCTCCACATGTTGTCCATAAAAGTGTGCCATCCAATGCTTCTGCAAAAGTTCCATTTCCCCAGGCTTTGAGACCTGCTgggaaaaatattgaaaatcgAGGAGAAATCCTTGAGCACTTGACACAAGTGaagattaatcttcctttgctTCACGTCATCAAACAAGTGCCAACCTATGCTAAAATCATCAAGGATCTTTGCACTGTAAAAAGGAAGCATCATGTCAAAAAGACTGCTTTCTTGACTGAGCAAGTTAGTGCGGTAATTGAACAAAAGACACCACTGAAATACAAAGATCCTGGCTGTCCCACCATTTCTTGTCAAATCGGGACTCATGAATTTAGTCAAGCTTTGCTAGACTTAGGAGCGAGTGTTAATCTCATGCCTTATTCTGTCTACTCGCAACTTGGTCTTGGTGAAATCAAGCCTACTTTTGTTGTCTTACAGTTGGCTGATCGTTCTATCAAGAAGCCTCGGGGAATTGTTGAGGATGTTCTTGTTCAAGTTGACAAATTCTATTACCCCGTGGACTTTCTTATCCTGGATACTCAATCTGTGGTTAACATGGAATCCAAAATCCCTATCATACTTGGAAGACCTTTCCTCGCTACAGCTAATGCCCTTATTAACTGTAGGAATGGTCTAATGAAAATATCTTTTGGGAATATGACTCTTGAGGTCAATATTTTTCATGTTGCAAAGCAACCACATGACGATGATGAGTGTTATCAGACATTTTTGATTGACACGCTCATTTCTGAGGAGATTCAATTGCAAAAAAATTCTGATGATCTTGATGAACTCTTCTCAGTTTCTGAAAGTTCTGGTTTTAATGAGTCAATTAATGAAATTTCTTGTCATAAAGACTCACAAAACGGAAGAGCAAAGTTTCGCCAGCCTCGATTTGAAGAGCTACCTGGTGAAAGGGAAAAGCCAAAACCTTCTACTGAAGAGGTTCCCACTGTTAAGCTAGCCCAACTACCTGAGGGTTTAAAACATGTTTTCTTGGGAGATGGTGATACCTTTCCTGTTATCATCTCGTCCAAACTTGATCCTTCACAGGAAATGCAATTAGTCAAGCTACTAAAGAAGCATAAACCTGCAATAGGTTGGATGTTTGCTGATATTAAAGGTATTAGCCCTTTAATTTGCTCCCATAGAATCAAGTTGGAGGAGGGAGCAGTCCCTTGA